One window of Staphylococcus chromogenes genomic DNA carries:
- the leuD gene encoding 3-isopropylmalate dehydratase small subunit: MTTIQPITQFTGKVVPLFHDNIDTDQIIPKVHLKRITKTGFGPYLFDEWRYLKNGEENPEFILNQSAYRDATILVTGDNFGCGSSREHAAWALKDFGFQVIIAKSFSDIFYMNCTKNALLPIRMEDEARQIIAQKGDITIDLPNQKIIAGAHTFSFDIEAQWKYKLLHGLDDIAMTLSHEKEIEAYELNH; encoded by the coding sequence ATGACAACGATTCAACCAATAACCCAATTCACAGGTAAAGTTGTCCCCTTGTTCCATGACAATATCGATACAGACCAAATAATCCCGAAAGTTCATCTCAAGCGCATTACAAAAACTGGATTTGGTCCTTATTTATTTGATGAGTGGCGTTATTTAAAAAACGGAGAAGAAAATCCAGAGTTTATTTTAAATCAATCAGCCTACCGTGACGCTACAATACTTGTCACCGGAGATAATTTTGGCTGTGGTTCAAGTCGAGAACACGCGGCTTGGGCACTCAAAGATTTTGGATTTCAAGTGATAATTGCTAAAAGTTTTAGTGATATTTTTTATATGAATTGTACGAAAAACGCCCTATTACCTATTCGAATGGAGGATGAGGCACGACAAATTATCGCACAAAAAGGTGATATTACGATTGATCTGCCTAATCAAAAAATAATAGCGGGCGCCCATACGTTTTCATTTGATATTGAAGCACAATGGAAATATAAATTATTGCATGGTCTTGATGACATTGCCATGACATTATCTCACGAAAAAGAAATTGAAGCCTATGAGCTCAACCACTAA